The following proteins are encoded in a genomic region of Porphyrobacter sp. CACIAM 03H1:
- a CDS encoding alpha/beta hydrolase family protein translates to MKLLKASLAAALVGASALGLLTAAPAPTQAQGNVPIEVWALRDVVNAVQISPDGKHLLVHKVESREGDYILEIYRTDDLSKPLRRLAADPMEIISATWVSGTKIYGSAWQVIRKTVKGQEEDVRGYQSFFYDLEANKFSRVDGNFGLVNTLPKEPDHILVSTGTAVGDGTGSDPFARFRPRSYYKFDLNTGARTLVLRGSGKFPQATFDNDGNPRFTQSIDSVSNKLQFFYRKPGDGSWTQFLEYDLNDVKNVATVYTDIPGLVGLDPDNPNLGYFVNWAEGEDKAALFEFDFQTGKLGKKLFQDKDADVMGIQTHSIPGNDRMVAAIYPGAKMERHWFDEEEKALYQALEQQIPYAHQVSISSRSVDGRSMIVTNRGPRDPGSFWLVKDGKLAKLGSRNPLLNPETLADVEYIRYPARDGRIIPGYVTKPKGKGPFPLIVLPHGGPMVNEVITYDEWGQLLANQGYMVLQPQYRVTVGWGREHFLAGFGEYGKAMQDDKDDGALYLVKQGLVDPDRIAMFGWSYGGYAALIAASREPNIYQCTIAGAAVSNWPKLKAVWGRGRDSAVDQYWLNTAFGVNPVDEVAKVNIPLLMVHGDVDRRVLYYHFTDYKKAFEQTGKDGQFITLEGADHFYNTLMYTHQQQFFTKMLDYLANDCGPGGL, encoded by the coding sequence ATGAAACTGCTCAAAGCCTCGCTCGCCGCCGCCCTTGTCGGCGCTTCCGCCCTCGGCCTCCTCACCGCCGCTCCCGCGCCCACCCAGGCGCAGGGCAATGTCCCGATCGAGGTCTGGGCGCTGCGCGATGTCGTAAATGCGGTGCAGATCTCGCCCGACGGCAAGCACCTGCTGGTCCACAAGGTCGAGAGCCGCGAGGGCGACTACATCCTCGAGATCTACCGTACCGACGATCTGTCGAAGCCGCTGCGCCGGCTGGCGGCGGACCCGATGGAGATCATCTCGGCCACCTGGGTGAGCGGCACCAAGATCTACGGCAGCGCCTGGCAGGTGATCCGCAAGACGGTGAAGGGCCAGGAAGAGGACGTGCGCGGCTACCAGTCCTTCTTCTACGATCTCGAGGCGAACAAGTTCAGCCGCGTGGACGGCAATTTCGGCCTCGTGAACACCCTGCCCAAGGAACCCGACCACATCCTCGTGTCGACCGGCACGGCCGTGGGCGACGGCACCGGAAGCGATCCTTTCGCCCGGTTCCGGCCGCGCTCCTACTACAAGTTTGATCTCAACACGGGCGCCCGCACGCTGGTGCTGCGCGGTTCGGGCAAGTTCCCGCAGGCGACTTTCGACAACGACGGCAATCCGCGCTTCACCCAGAGCATCGATTCCGTCTCGAACAAGCTGCAGTTTTTCTACCGCAAGCCAGGGGACGGTTCATGGACGCAGTTCCTCGAATATGATCTCAACGACGTGAAGAACGTCGCCACGGTCTACACCGACATTCCCGGCCTCGTCGGTCTCGATCCCGACAATCCCAACCTCGGCTACTTCGTCAACTGGGCCGAAGGCGAGGACAAGGCGGCGCTGTTCGAATTCGACTTCCAGACCGGAAAGCTCGGCAAGAAGCTGTTCCAGGACAAGGACGCCGACGTGATGGGGATCCAGACCCATTCGATCCCCGGCAACGACAGGATGGTCGCCGCGATCTATCCCGGCGCCAAGATGGAACGCCACTGGTTCGACGAGGAGGAAAAGGCGCTCTACCAGGCGCTGGAGCAGCAGATCCCCTACGCGCACCAGGTCAGCATCTCCAGCCGCTCGGTCGACGGGCGTTCGATGATCGTCACCAACCGCGGGCCGCGCGATCCGGGATCCTTCTGGCTGGTCAAGGACGGCAAGCTCGCCAAGCTCGGCAGCCGCAACCCGCTGCTCAACCCCGAGACGCTCGCCGATGTCGAGTACATCCGCTACCCCGCGCGCGACGGGCGGATCATCCCGGGCTACGTAACCAAGCCCAAGGGCAAGGGTCCGTTCCCGCTGATCGTGCTGCCGCACGGCGGCCCGATGGTGAACGAGGTCATCACCTATGACGAATGGGGCCAGCTGCTCGCCAACCAGGGCTACATGGTGCTCCAGCCGCAATACCGCGTGACGGTCGGCTGGGGGCGCGAGCATTTCCTCGCGGGCTTCGGCGAATACGGCAAGGCGATGCAGGACGACAAGGACGACGGCGCGCTCTACCTCGTCAAGCAGGGCCTGGTCGACCCTGACCGGATCGCGATGTTCGGCTGGTCGTATGGCGGCTATGCGGCGCTGATCGCGGCGAGCCGCGAGCCCAACATCTACCAGTGCACCATCGCCGGGGCGGCGGTCTCCAACTGGCCCAAGCTGAAGGCGGTCTGGGGCCGCGGGCGGGACAGCGCGGTCGACCAGTACTGGCTCAATACCGCCTTCGGCGTGAACCCGGTGGACGAGGTGGCGAAGGTGAACATCCCGCTGCTGATGGTGCACGGCGATGTCGACCGCCGCGTGCTCTATTACCACTTCACCGATTACAAGAAGGCCTTCGAGCAGACCGGCAAGGACGGCCAGTTCATCACGCTCGAGGGGGCGGACCACTTCTACAACACGCTGATGTACACCCACCAGCAGCAGTTCTTCACCAAGATGCTGGATTATCTCGCCAACGATTGCGGTCCCGGCGGGCTCTAA
- a CDS encoding TonB-dependent receptor domain-containing protein, which yields MKKFHSNSIKALAFSASAIAFVIAGPASAQDADDQPKEEEEEQVKVGTDAKGRTEQGAIVVTGSRIVRDTYSSISPLQVLSTENQQAVGAFDPAQILQRSEAAAGQQIDATFQGFVLDNGPGSQTLNLRGLGADRTLLLVNGRRLSPSGVEGAPSNPSLNLIPASLVDRYDILTDGASSVYGSDAVAGVVNVILRKDFDGLEVQLNGNLNEYGAGDDFTVSAAWGFNTDRAVFGIGAEWRRVDRILLDDRPFLAGCDRHFEIDQDGNVRNLDVQTDAVARSRSNGRVRTQIQECKFGNIGGRIQLSGTPGTRLGDVFFDPRQYGLTLNGQPIAGNTGVPFFSDNANTFLDPIDRNGDGFQDVDFINYAQVEPGRTFIPQQDTYNVFTYGEYTLPGEANLTPFFEASYSRFEQFVENSGTPQFFPWVPGSNPFNPCNQAAGGVSCRAIDNNFQQINPGQANFGRTPGVNALAPVGTLSVRPIPFVRGDRNNVDVEQEQYRGVLGLRGDLPFIGSSWTFEASGVYSRSIGKTVRRGIREDKLAFALGIDPSADFGGSPPNTIDNNGDGIADDYVSLDQSPLLLAAGGRPLGTPCNQAGLRNPGLLPADVLQGCVPVNLFSPTLYGNPGPGGSPVGDFATQAERDYLFGERSFNTVYEQILISAYITGDLFELPAGPVGVVLGGEWREDTIDSQPNFVASNGLFWGFFADGGAKGSKWIRELYGEIDMPLMAGKPMVEELTVNLAGRITDEEFYGTNGTFSLKGGWRPVAPLLLKFSYGTSFRAPNLRENFLLSQSGFGNIVDPCAVPNAAFRAGTGYSAADDLRDPAVLANCRREGRDPTRVGIDPLGLNTVQATSTQVFSGGSLDIQPETSRSITTGFAFEEDWASGFEFAFNFNYYDIKLKDSIIEPSGAFIVADCFGRLEGGRSPFCDRITASTDPTARFLITQVQSGFINLDQESVRGIDINTTFGYPVNISGEEFDLSLNLTANHLIERSTTTRDAAGNRITDNFAGRFAFPSWIGRATFNIRYDDFLFTWQTRYIGDVSQDPAFVDVFSDAFGFGPNGQPTGVVANTCLGGGSRTNGVPNGIVPGDGVYCRNIGFADEWFEHTASVRWDNGSFRIIAGVTNLFNTAPPRVDSSEVFSIANTPLGAGYNLDGREYFAQLLYRF from the coding sequence ATGAAGAAATTTCACAGCAATTCGATCAAGGCGCTTGCCTTCTCGGCCTCGGCCATCGCTTTCGTGATCGCCGGACCCGCCTCTGCCCAGGATGCTGACGACCAGCCGAAGGAAGAGGAAGAGGAGCAGGTCAAGGTCGGGACCGACGCCAAGGGCCGCACCGAACAGGGCGCCATCGTGGTCACCGGCTCGCGCATCGTGCGCGACACCTATTCGTCGATCTCGCCGCTCCAGGTGCTCTCCACCGAAAACCAGCAGGCCGTCGGCGCCTTCGACCCGGCGCAGATCCTGCAGCGTTCGGAAGCGGCCGCAGGCCAGCAGATCGACGCGACCTTCCAGGGCTTCGTGCTCGACAACGGCCCGGGTTCGCAGACCCTGAACCTGCGCGGCCTCGGTGCCGACCGCACGCTGCTGCTGGTCAATGGCCGCCGCCTCTCGCCCTCGGGCGTGGAAGGCGCGCCCTCCAACCCCTCGCTGAACCTGATCCCGGCCTCGCTGGTCGATCGCTACGACATCCTCACCGACGGTGCCTCGTCGGTCTATGGTTCGGACGCAGTCGCGGGCGTGGTCAACGTGATCCTGCGCAAGGACTTCGACGGTCTGGAAGTGCAGCTCAACGGCAACCTCAACGAATACGGCGCGGGTGACGACTTCACCGTCAGTGCCGCGTGGGGCTTCAACACCGACCGTGCGGTGTTCGGCATCGGGGCTGAATGGCGCCGCGTCGACCGCATCCTGCTCGATGACCGTCCGTTCCTCGCGGGCTGCGACCGTCACTTCGAAATCGACCAGGACGGCAACGTCCGCAACCTCGACGTGCAGACCGACGCCGTGGCGCGCAGCCGTTCCAACGGCCGCGTGCGCACCCAGATCCAGGAGTGCAAGTTCGGCAACATCGGCGGCCGCATCCAGCTGTCGGGCACGCCCGGCACGCGTCTGGGCGACGTGTTCTTCGATCCGCGCCAGTACGGCCTGACCCTCAACGGCCAGCCGATCGCGGGCAACACCGGCGTGCCGTTCTTCTCGGACAACGCCAACACCTTCCTCGATCCGATCGACCGCAACGGCGACGGGTTCCAGGACGTCGACTTCATCAACTACGCCCAGGTCGAACCGGGCCGCACCTTCATCCCGCAGCAGGACACCTACAACGTCTTCACCTATGGTGAATACACCCTGCCGGGCGAAGCCAACCTGACGCCCTTCTTCGAAGCGAGCTACAGCCGCTTCGAGCAGTTCGTCGAGAACAGCGGCACCCCGCAGTTCTTCCCCTGGGTTCCGGGCTCCAACCCGTTCAACCCCTGTAACCAGGCGGCGGGCGGCGTTTCGTGCCGCGCGATCGACAACAACTTCCAGCAGATCAACCCCGGCCAGGCCAACTTCGGCCGTACGCCCGGCGTGAACGCGCTGGCGCCGGTCGGCACGCTCTCGGTTCGCCCGATCCCGTTCGTGCGCGGCGACCGTAACAACGTCGACGTGGAGCAGGAACAGTATCGCGGCGTGCTCGGCCTGCGCGGCGACCTGCCGTTCATCGGCTCGAGCTGGACCTTCGAGGCCTCGGGCGTCTACTCGCGCTCGATCGGCAAGACCGTGCGCCGCGGTATCCGCGAGGACAAGCTGGCCTTCGCGCTCGGCATCGACCCGTCGGCCGACTTCGGCGGCAGCCCGCCGAACACGATCGACAACAACGGTGACGGCATCGCCGACGACTACGTCAGCCTCGACCAGAGCCCGCTGCTGCTCGCCGCCGGCGGCCGCCCGCTGGGCACGCCCTGCAACCAGGCCGGTCTGCGCAACCCCGGCCTGCTGCCGGCCGACGTTCTCCAGGGCTGCGTGCCGGTGAACCTGTTCTCGCCCACGCTCTACGGCAACCCCGGCCCGGGCGGCAGCCCGGTCGGCGACTTCGCCACCCAGGCCGAGCGCGACTACCTGTTCGGCGAGCGTTCGTTCAACACCGTCTACGAGCAGATCCTCATCTCGGCCTACATCACCGGTGACCTGTTCGAACTGCCGGCCGGCCCGGTGGGCGTGGTGCTCGGCGGCGAATGGCGCGAGGACACGATCGACTCGCAGCCCAACTTCGTCGCCTCGAACGGCCTGTTCTGGGGCTTCTTCGCCGACGGCGGGGCCAAGGGTTCGAAGTGGATCCGCGAACTCTATGGCGAAATCGACATGCCGCTGATGGCGGGCAAGCCGATGGTCGAGGAACTGACCGTCAACCTCGCCGGCCGCATCACCGACGAAGAGTTCTACGGCACCAACGGCACCTTCTCGCTCAAGGGCGGCTGGCGTCCGGTGGCTCCGCTGCTGCTCAAGTTCAGCTACGGCACCTCGTTCCGTGCGCCGAACCTGCGCGAGAACTTCCTGCTCAGCCAGTCGGGCTTCGGCAACATCGTCGACCCCTGCGCCGTTCCCAACGCCGCGTTCCGCGCGGGCACGGGCTACAGCGCCGCGGACGACCTGCGTGACCCGGCCGTTCTCGCCAACTGCCGCCGCGAAGGTCGCGATCCGACCCGCGTCGGTATCGACCCGCTCGGCCTCAACACCGTGCAGGCGACCAGCACCCAGGTCTTCAGCGGCGGCAGCCTCGACATCCAGCCCGAAACCTCGCGCTCGATCACGACCGGCTTCGCCTTCGAGGAAGACTGGGCCAGCGGCTTCGAGTTCGCCTTCAACTTCAACTACTACGACATCAAGCTGAAGGACTCGATCATCGAGCCGAGCGGCGCGTTCATCGTCGCCGACTGCTTCGGTCGTCTCGAAGGTGGCCGCAGCCCGTTCTGCGACCGTATCACCGCGAGCACGGATCCGACGGCGCGCTTCCTGATCACCCAGGTGCAGTCGGGCTTCATCAACCTCGACCAGGAATCGGTGCGCGGCATCGATATCAACACCACCTTCGGTTACCCGGTGAACATCAGCGGCGAGGAATTCGACCTCTCGCTGAACCTCACCGCCAACCACCTGATCGAGCGTTCGACCACGACGCGCGATGCGGCGGGCAACCGGATCACCGACAACTTCGCGGGACGGTTCGCCTTCCCGAGCTGGATCGGCCGGGCGACCTTCAACATCCGCTACGACGACTTCCTGTTCACCTGGCAGACCCGTTACATCGGTGATGTGTCGCAGGATCCGGCCTTCGTCGACGTGTTCTCGGATGCCTTCGGCTTCGGCCCGAACGGTCAGCCGACCGGCGTGGTCGCCAACACCTGCCTCGGTGGCGGTTCGCGTACCAACGGCGTGCCGAACGGCATCGTCCCGGGCGACGGCGTCTACTGCCGCAACATCGGCTTCGCCGACGAGTGGTTCGAGCACACCGCTTCCGTGCGTTGGGACAATGGCAGCTTCCGCATCATCGCGGGCGTGACCAACCTGTTCAACACGGCGCCGCCGCGCGTCGACAGCTCGGAAGTGTTCTCGATCGCCAACACCCCGCTGGGTGCGGGCTACAACCTCGACGGTCGCGAATACTTCGCCCAGCTGCTGTATCGCTTCTGA